The nucleotide window GCCGCCCAGGTCGCCGTGGCGTTCGCCGTCCTGCTGTTGCCGTACAGCCTGATCGGTCCGTTCGCCGGGCTCGCGCTGGACCGGTGGCGGCGGCGGCAGGTGCTGTTGCGGGCCAACCTGGTGCGGGCCGCGCTGGTCCTCGTGCTGGCGTTGCAGGTCGGTGCCGCCCACGACGGACTCGACCTGGCCGTGGTCGTCCTGGTGACCCTCGGCGTCGGCCGGTTCGTGCTCGCCGGGCTGTCGGCGTCGTTGCCGCACGTCGTACGACCGGACCTGCTCGTGACCGCCAATGCCCTCTCCCCGACCGCCGGCACGATGGCCGTCGCCGCGGGCGCCCTGCTCGGGGTCGGCGTCCGGGCCGCCGCGGGTGGCGGCGACCGGGGTTCGCTGGTGCTGCTCGTGCTGACCGCCGTGGGGTACGCCGTGACGGGGCTGCTGGCGACCCGGCTCGCCGCCGACCAGCTCGGTCCGGCGCTGCCGCGCGCCGAGAGCGCCGGACGCAGCGGCGTCCGGGACGTGGTCGCCGAACTCGTCGACGGAGTCGGACGGCTACGAGTGCGGCCGGCGGCCGCCCGCGCCATCGGTGTCGTCGTGGCCCACCGGGTCGCCTTCGGCGCGGTGACGGTGGCGGCGCTCCTGCTGGTCCGCGGAGCGTTGGACCCGGGACAGGATGCCGACGCGGCCCTGTCGGACTTCGCCCTGGTCGCGGCGGGCGCCGCCGCCGGTGCGCTGCTGGGCGCCGTCGCGACCCCGCGAGCCAGCCGCCGGATCGGCCCGGTGGCCTGGTCGGCGGCGACGCTGCTGGTGGCCGGCGCGGTCGGGACGCCGTGCCTGGTCGCGGCGATGGTCCTGCCGAGTCTGCCCGCCCTCATCTGCGGCGGGGCCGCGCTGGGTTTCGCCGGTCAGTCGGTGAAGATCTGCGCCGACACCGCGGTGCAGCGCGAGATCGCCGACGACCACCTCGGCCGGGTGTTCGCCTTGTACGACATCGCCGTCAACGTCGGGCTGGTCGGCGGGATCACGCTCGTCGCGGTCGTGGCGCCGCCGGACGGCGTGGCGCCGGGGGTGGCGATCGCGGTGGGAGCACTGCTGCTGGCCACCGCCGCCTGGTACGCCGTGACGTCGCGGCGTCGCGCGACCAGCCGGACGCGGTGAGCCGGACCGTCGGCCGCAGTGCCGCCGCCTCAATACAGCCGCCAGGCCTCAATGCCGGCCGCCCCTGGACCCTCAGGATGCCGCTGTGCCTCAGTGCCGCCGCCGCCTCGATGCAGCCGCGGGCCACCACTGCCGCCGGGCCCTCAGCCCTGCCGCTGTGCCCACCACTGCCGCAGGGCGTCGGCCGCCGCCTCCTCGCCGAGCGGCCCCTGGTCCAGCCGTAGTTCGAGCAGGAACCGGTACGCCTCACCCACCTCGCGGCCGGGCGGGATGCCGAGCACGGCCATGATCGCGTTGCCGTCGAGATCCGGCCGGATCGCGGCGAGTTCCTCGGCCTCCCCGAGCGTCTCGATCCGCGCTTCGAGTTCGTCGTACGCCCGCTGCAGCGCCAACGCCTTCCGGCGGTTGCGAGTGGTGCAGTCCGCCCGGGTGAGCTGGTGGAGCCGGCCGAGCAGCGGACCGGCGTCGCGGACGTAGCGGCGTACGGCCGAATCCGTCCACGCTCCGGTGCCGTAGCCGTGGAAGCGCAGGTGCAGCTCGACCAGCGTCGACACCGCCTCGACGATGTCGTTGGGGTACCGCAGCGCCTGCAGCCGCTTGGTGGTCATGCGCGCCCCC belongs to Actinomycetota bacterium and includes:
- a CDS encoding MFS transporter; its protein translation is MTGTVERAASGGRPERSAGMPPLPHRYGSAVAIATPLRQVLSGRDFRALLSVRLLGQFCDGGVQAALGTFVLFSPERQATAAQVAVAFAVLLLPYSLIGPFAGLALDRWRRRQVLLRANLVRAALVLVLALQVGAAHDGLDLAVVVLVTLGVGRFVLAGLSASLPHVVRPDLLVTANALSPTAGTMAVAAGALLGVGVRAAAGGGDRGSLVLLVLTAVGYAVTGLLATRLAADQLGPALPRAESAGRSGVRDVVAELVDGVGRLRVRPAAARAIGVVVAHRVAFGAVTVAALLLVRGALDPGQDADAALSDFALVAAGAAAGALLGAVATPRASRRIGPVAWSAATLLVAGAVGTPCLVAAMVLPSLPALICGGAALGFAGQSVKICADTAVQREIADDHLGRVFALYDIAVNVGLVGGITLVAVVAPPDGVAPGVAIAVGALLLATAAWYAVTSRRRATSRTR